A stretch of Coccidioides posadasii str. Silveira chromosome 2, complete sequence DNA encodes these proteins:
- a CDS encoding uncharacterized protein (EggNog:ENOG410PHJT~COG:A~BUSCO:7391at33183), with product MAHRPSPTSKSTTTAGLLPISPAAAAQHAPAKPASSRASAPRLKLLVRRLPPGLTQVEFETALGPEWTVGKGKLDWLAYKPGKLSADPSKPSKPSRAYLRVTASAIVPELSDRVRETSFQDSRNTFADPALLGPPTLEYAPYPRVPGGKVRKDARMGTIDQDPEFIAFLESLTNPVPKPSTDDIVEPDKDEKITITPLIQYLKDKKASKAKEASAPARATKPSRSGAKDVKVEKIQAKKVLSRAEKAAAPTSEKQQPKIDKAAKDAAKAANKQIASQASKQKGAKPAPASKQSEVPPQPPAAAPPGPPPQRKRERGNLSAATKILRRDLGLTPPRKRGEKSSTNTAATSSATESKQAAPTPSTGSTKQQATTTKPSKENPPAKVTPPKLLKKPPTEPAAARNAAKATNPPTGPKNAPPESAKAAAPQSTATQAFLKHANPSQGVTEDLLESGFSKFGKVINVEIDKKKGFGYVDFAEPEALRKAIQASPVQIAQSQVVVLERRSTAAVAQARGNHMRNHPPPVMPAHSPSGGGAGGGGGGGGPTPARPPQGPRGGGRGGPRNRGGYGRGRNGPGGGDRSNNANTGPKQTATAPPAKTTS from the exons ATGGCTCACCGGCCGTCACCGACGTCAAAATCCACCACCACTGCGGGTCTTCTCCCCATTTCTCCAGCTGCCGCCGCCCAACATGCGCCCGCGAAGCCCGCCTCCAGCAGAGCGTCTGCCCCGAGACTCAAGCTCCTGGTGCGACGACTGCCCCCAGGCCTGACCCAGGTCGAGTTCGAAACCGCCCTGGGCCCGGAGTGGACAGTGGGCAAGGGCAAACTGGACTGGCTTGCCTACAAGCCGGGAAAATTGTCTGCCGA TCCCTCAAAGCCCTCGAAACCATCTCGCGCCTACCTTCGTGTTACCGCCTCCGCCATTGTCCCTGAGCTGTCCGATAGAGTCCGCGAGACCTCCTTCCAGGACTCACGCAACACCTTCGCCGATCCTGCTCTCCTTGGGCCTCCAACCCTCGAATATGCCCCGTACCCTCGCGTTCCCGGAGGCAAGGTCCGCAAGGACGCGAGGATGGGTACGATCGACCAGGATCCCGAATTCATCGCCTTTCTCGAAAGCCTGACCAACCCCGTCCCTAAACCGAGCACAGACGACATTGTGGAGCCCGACAAGGACGAGAAGATTACCATCACACCCTTGATCCAGTACCTCAAGGACAAGAAGGCCAGCAAGGCAAAAGAGGCCAGTGCACCGGCCAGGGCTACGAAGCCATCCAGGTCCGGAGCCAAGGATGTCAAGGTGGAGAAGATCCAGGCGAAGAAGGTCCTCAGCCGCGCCGAGAAGGCTGCAGCGCCAACCTCGGAAAAACAACAACCAAAAATCGACAAGGCGGCAAAGGACGCTGCCAAAGCTGCTAACAAACAGATTGCCAGCCAAGCGTCTAAGCAGAAAGGAGCAAAACCCGCTCCAGCTAGCAAACAGAGCGAGGTCCCACCGCAGCCACCCGCAGCGGCGCCGCCGGGTCCGCCGCCCCAACGCAAGCGAGAACGAGGCAATTTGAGTGCAGCTACCAAGATTCTTCGACGAGACTTGGGACTCACGCCGCCCCGCAAAAGGGGAGAGAAGTCCAGCACAAACACGGCTGCTACGTCCAGTGCAACCGAATCCAAACAGGCCGCCCCGACGCCTTCTACAGGGAGTACCAAACAGCAGGCTACGACGACTAAACCTTCCAAGGAGAATCCACCGGCCAAGGTTACTCCTCCGAAGCTACTCAAGAAGCCTCCTACAGAGCCTGCAGCGGCGCGGAACGCGGCCAAGGCAACGAATCCTCCCACGGGTCCGAAAAATGCTCCGCCAGAGAGTGCCAAGGCTGCCGCCCCCCAATCAACCGCCACGCAGGCCTTCCTAAAACACGCGAACCCGTCGCAAGGCGTAACAGAAGACCTGCTCGAATCGGGATTCTCCAAGTTCGGCAAGGTGATCAATGTTGAGATAGACAAGAAAAAAGGATTCGGCTATGTCGATTTTGCGGAGCCAGAGGCATTGCGGAAAGCAATCCAAGCAAGCCCGGTGCAGATCGCGCAGAGCCAGGTGGTCGTCTTGGAGCGACGGTCGACAGCAGCAGTTGCGCAGGCGCGTGGGAACCACATGCGGAACCACCCTCCGCCGGTGATGCCCGCACACTCCCCCTCAGGCGGCGGCGCAGgcggaggcggtggtggtggcgggCCTACACCAGCCCGACCACCACAAGGACCTAGGGGCGGAGGCCGCGGAGGACCAAGAAATCGCGGTGGTTACGGCAGAGGAAGAAATGGCCCCGGCGGAGGCGATCGGTCTAATAATGCGAACACAGGACCAAAGCAAACTGCAACTGCCCCTCCCGCCAAAACTACATCATGA
- a CDS encoding uncharacterized protein (EggNog:ENOG410PGWZ~COG:C~TransMembrane:1 (o20-39i)~BUSCO:2192at33183) yields the protein MPDETFASGAQRALSLWHSYRGYALVLLPAVFILSHLIAARDKTAEASPPSIPSPPQSSKAKQSRPTSGTEPPTSSTTPEEGTPSPNGAATRSKGRPPKRVIGTKPAKKGTKLVNGDSDATKEISIQPIIFFSSLTGSTERSAKRVLERLNTEPLKDSRHSSRLLAPQLYDLSYVDFDDYFVSPPKAPESNPNVLYFYCIIIPTYNIDTILNTFLGHLDETHHDFRIDTAPLSGLAGYAVFGFGDKEGWPTEEEGFCSQAKEVDKWMAKLTGRKRAYPLGLGDVKADGDKALDEWCSGMQEVLCDMVTNNGALGEGVPGSGDPLESDEEDVEDDEGVPNPGSRPRKARRAEITDLEDIKFGGDASAKQGSDIPIDFTTYSKTSTSFATSTPKEMVPTTSPTYAALTKQGYTIVGSHSGVKICRWTKSALRGRGSCYKNSFYGIKSHLCMETTPSLSCSNKCVFCWRHGTNPVGTTWRWKVDPPELIFQGVKEGHYKKIKMMRGVPGVRAERFAEAMRIRHCALSLVGEPIFYPHINEFVSMLHSEHISSFLVCNAQHPDQLAALDRITQLYVSIDASNRDSLRKIDRPLHRDFWERFQRCLDIIREKTHVQRTVYRLTLVKGFNIDDEVVGYADLVERGLPCFVEIKGVTYCGTSTSAGAGLTMQNVPFYEEVAAFAVALNEELNRRGLGYGIGAEHSHSCCILLASRRFHVDGKWHTKINYERFFELLEREKAEGVSFTPEDYMSETDEWALWGNGGFDPNDQRVYRKGKNKGNMSDAGSVPKGGVVEI from the exons ATGCCGGACGAGACGTTCGCATCCGGAGCGCAGA GGGCTCTCTCGCTATGGCACTCGTATCGGGGGTATGCCCTCGTGCTCTTGCCCGCCGTCTTCATCCTCTCTCATCTGATTGCAGCGCGCGACAAAACTGCTGAAGCTTCTCCACCTTCGATACCTTCACCTCCCCAGTCCTCGAAAGCCAAACAAAGCCGTCCAACCTCGGGGACCGAGCCACCTACCTCCTCCACCACTCCGGAGGAGGGAACACCTTCGCCGAATGGCGCTGCAACGAGGAGCAAGGGCCGGCCTCCAAAAAGGGTCATTGGAACGAAACCCGCGAAGAAAGGAACGAAGCTGGTCAACGGGGATTCCGACGCGACCAAGGAAATCTCGATACAACCCATCATATTCTTCTCGTCCCTCACGGGGTCCACCGAACGAAGCGCGAAGCGTGTCCTCGAAAGGCTTAACACCGAGCCATTGAAGGATTCCAGACACTCGTCGAGACTTCTGGCTCCCCAGCTATATGATCTATCGTATGTCGATTTTGACGACTACTTCGTCTCTCCTCCGAAAGCCCCCGAATCGAACCCGAACGTCCTGTACTTTTACTGTATTATAATTCCAACCTACAACATCGATACGATCTTGAATACCTTTTTGGGCCACCTGGACGAAACGCACCATGATTTCCGCATTGACACGGCGCCGTTATCGGGACTGGCGGGGTACGCGGTGTTTGGCTTTGGAGACAAGGAAGGATGGCCCACCGAAGAAGAAGGGTTCTGTTCTCAGGCAAAAGAAGTGGATAAGTGGATGGCGAAGCTAactggaaggaaaagagcaTATCCACTAGGCCTGGGTGATGTAAAAGCTGACGGCGACAAGGCCCTCGACGAATGGTGCAGTGGCATGCAGGAGGTTCTGTGCGACATGGTTACAAACAACGGCGCGCTGGGCGAAGGAGTGCCTGGCAGTGGGGACCCGCTTGAAAGTGATGAAGAGGACGTTGAAGATGATGAGGGTGTACCTAACCCTGGATCCAGGCCGCGAAAGGCTCGGAGAGCCGAAATTACCGACTTGGAGGATATTAAATTCGGCGGCGACGCCTCTGCAAAGCAGGGTTCAGATATACCAATTGATTTTACGACATATTCGAAGACATCGACATCGTTTGCTACGTCTACTCCAAAGGAAATGGTACCCACAACCTCTCCCACGTATGCGGCCCTGACAAAACAGGGCTACACAATAGTCGGTTCCCACTCGGGAGTTAAGATCTGTCGCTGGACGAAATCAGCTCTCAGAGGACGTGGATCATGCTACAAGAACTCGTTCTACGGTATCAAGTCGCATCTTTGTATGGAGACAACGCCATCCTTGTCGTGCAGCAACAAATGCGTATTCTGTTGGAGACATGGGACGAATCCCGTCGGCACCACATGGCGGTGGAAGGTGGACCCGCCGGAGCTAATATTTCAAGGGGTCAAGGAAGGCCATTACAAAAAGATCAAGATGATGCGTGGTGTGCCGGGTGTTCGTGCTGAAAGATTTGCGGAAGCCATGCGCATCCGGCACTGTGCACTGAGCTTGGTTGGTGAACCAATATTCTACCCTCACATCAACGAATTCGTGTCCATGCTTCACAGCGAACATATTTCGAGCTTCCTCGTCTGCAACGCGCAGCACCCGGACCAACTTGCGGCACTTGACCGGATAACACAGCTCTACGTCTCGATCGATGCCAGCAACCGTGACAGCTTGCGAAAGATCGACCGTCCCTTACATAGAGATTTCTGGGAGCGCTTCCAGCGCTGCTTGGACATCATTCGGGAGAAGACGCACGTACAGAGGACGGTGTATCGTCTTACCTTGGTGAAGGGATTCAATATCGATGACGAAGTCGTCGGATACGCCGACCTTGTGGAAAGGGGGCTTCCGTGTTTTGTGGAGATCAAAGGCGTGACATACTGCGGAACGAGCACGAGCGCTGGCGCGGGGCTGACGATGCAAAACGTTCCCTTCTACGAAGAAGTGGCGGCGTTTGCGGTCGCGCTGAACGAAGAGCTGAACAGACGCGGCCTTGGCTACGGAATTGGGGCAGAACACAGCCACAGCTGCTGTATCCTGCTGGCCTCGCGTCGATTCCATGTTGACGGCAAGTGGCACACAAAGATCAACTATGAGCGTTTTTTCGAACTGTTGGAGCGCGAGAAGGCCGAGGGCGTGTCGTTCACTCCGGAGGACTACATGAGCGAGACGGATGAATGGGCTCTGTGGGGTAACGGTGGCTTCGATCCCAACGACCAACGTGTGTATAGGAAAGGCAAGAACAAAGGCAACATGTCAGATGCCGGGTCGGTGCCCAAAGGAGGAGTTGTGGAGATATAG
- the PUT1_1 gene encoding proline dehydrogenase (EggNog:ENOG410PGMR~COG:E), whose product MQKYLKESTATLESHLRMAQEGKFSLGVKLVRGAYINSDPRHLIHDTKEDTDRAFNNAAVMLATQHIDNPSAPKIGLVLASHNKESTEMMRELRQEQLRRGLPLADVVYAQLMGMADELSMSLTQKVPDLEEENNHVFKYVVWGTTQECMMYLLRRAEENRDAVERSSVSKQALWEELRGRLTLPSLLDRRGS is encoded by the exons ATGCAGAA GTACTTGAAAGAATCCACGGCGACATTGGAATCGCATCTTCGGATGGCCCAAGAGGGGAAATTCAGCCTCGGGGTTAAACTAGTGCGCGGTGCATACATCAACAGCGATCCTCGTCACTTGATACACGATACCAAGGAGGACACGGATCGAGCCTTCAACAATGCCGCCGTCATGCTGGCCACTCAGCACATCGACAATCCGTCTGCGCCCAAGATTGGGCTTGTCCTTGCAAGTCACAACAAGGAGAGCACGGAGATGATGCGAGAGTTGCGACAGGAGCAACTCAGGCGAGGTTTACCCTTGGCCGACGTTGTGTACGCGCAACTGATGGGAATGGCAGATGAACTTTCCATGAGTTTGACACAGAAGGTACCG GACCTTGAAGAAGAGAACAACCACGTGTTCAAGTACGTGGTCTGGGGCACCACCCAGGAATGTATGATGTACCTGCTCCGGCGAGCAGAAGAGAACCGAGACGCTGTTGAGAGAAGTTCTGTGAGCAAGCAAGCCTTGTGGGAGGAGCTGCGTGGAAGACTCACGCTCCCTTCTCTTCTTGATCGACGCGGATCTTGA
- the PUT1_2 gene encoding proline dehydrogenase (EggNog:ENOG410PGMR~COG:E), with the protein MAYRLSPVCRASKLSYGNNLFLIHSARHVRAFHVPSESPENLPQTPWDSSKSEAAAAAPTAVVRPSPPQRILDRMPTASLLRSIMLQTVMSRPRLMDMASTVIHRNVQFLTGNALFRFLLDNMFYAQFCAGRTEAEIRETVEGLRSMGYRGVILAYARENMLRSGFKELCGRSITHSVEIMSR; encoded by the exons ATGGCCTACCGACTTTCTCCAGTTTGTAGGGCCTCTAAACTCAGCTATGGAAATAATCTATTCTTGATTCACTCTGCGCGTCACGTTCGAGCGTTTCACGTCCCCTCGGAGTCCCCGGAGAACCTCCCCCAGACGCCATGGGATAGCTCCAAGTCCGAggccgctgctgctgctcccaCCGCCGTTGTTCGGCCTTCGCCACCGCAGCGCATCCTGGACAGGATGCCCACTGCTTCCCTTCTTCGGAGCATCATGTTGCAGACCGTCATGTCTCGCCCACGTCTCATGGACATGGCGTCGACCGTGATTCACCGAAATGTCCAGTTTCTGACCGGGAACGCCCTCTTCAGATTCCTCCTCGACAACATGTTCTATGCACAGTTCTGTGCCGGGAGAACAGAGGCCGAGATCAGAGAGACAGTGGAGGGACTGCGGAGCATGGGTTATCGGGGGGTGATTTTGGCATATGCACGAGAA AACATGTTGCGCAGTGGCTTCAAGGAACTCTGCGGACGATCAATTACGCACAGCGTGGAGATTATGTCGCGGTGA